A portion of the Kribbella jejuensis genome contains these proteins:
- a CDS encoding CDP-alcohol phosphatidyltransferase family protein, giving the protein MRLVRGQVNKGTLIGPLTGFACLLALLGVLTALAGLDVVGWAAGLASGAGLAVLLVRAMANHCRDRLAPADTVTLTRAVLACGVAALTAASFGGEASVAILVVLSTIALVLDGVDGQVARRTGTASAFGARFDMEVDAFLIMVLSVYVARTTGWWVLAIGAARYAFVAASWAWPWLRGSLPPRYWAKVVAAIQGITLTAVAAGFLPHAVTVVVVLIALALLTESFGNSVWRLWRLAGSPHFTRATVTSALAVVLVWAALIVPDHTSGLTFLRIPLEGLVFVVLVCVLPSKPARILALISGFLLGVLMILRLLDRGFYFAFDRAFHPVYDAAYAGSALGLLGDSIGRVGALAAFIAAGLLLVALLVLLPLSALRVTRLVVRHRRPAARIVAVLAVIAIVPALTGAGPQPVRAIASTSAARLATQVRDDLRDQREFAKALQQDAFRDVPGNDLLTDLRGKDVLLVFVESYGRTALDFPVVGSALEAGDRRLQQAGFSSRSGYLTSPTFGGISWLAHSTLQSGLWVNSQQRYDHLVTLDRLTLTEAFGRAGWRTVADVPSNDEDWPVAKTYYHYDMVYDRRNVGYAGPTFSYASMPDQYTLAALQRLELDKPNRAPVMAEVDLVSSHTPWAPLPRLVDWNQVGNGSIFDPMPAEGDSPEDVWRQPDRVKPAYAQSIAYSLDALTSFVQQLHDRNLVLVVLGDHQPASIVSGNGASHDVPVSIIAADPTVTNRAATWGWHPGLRPTANAPVWPMDTFRDRFLTTYSR; this is encoded by the coding sequence GTGCGTCTGGTTCGGGGTCAGGTGAACAAAGGCACCCTGATCGGTCCGCTCACCGGCTTTGCATGCCTGCTCGCATTACTCGGCGTACTCACGGCGCTCGCCGGCCTCGACGTCGTCGGCTGGGCAGCCGGCCTCGCCTCCGGGGCAGGTCTTGCCGTTCTGCTCGTCCGTGCGATGGCGAATCACTGTCGGGACCGGTTGGCGCCCGCTGACACAGTGACACTGACCCGCGCGGTCCTCGCCTGCGGGGTCGCGGCGCTCACGGCGGCGTCGTTCGGCGGCGAGGCATCGGTGGCGATCCTCGTCGTACTCTCGACGATCGCGCTGGTCCTCGACGGGGTGGACGGTCAGGTCGCTCGGCGTACCGGCACCGCGTCGGCGTTCGGGGCACGGTTCGACATGGAAGTCGACGCGTTCCTCATCATGGTCCTGAGCGTGTACGTCGCCCGTACGACGGGCTGGTGGGTGCTCGCCATCGGCGCGGCCCGGTACGCGTTCGTGGCCGCAAGCTGGGCGTGGCCGTGGCTGCGCGGCTCGCTCCCGCCCCGCTACTGGGCCAAGGTGGTCGCCGCGATCCAGGGCATCACGCTGACCGCCGTGGCAGCCGGTTTCCTGCCCCATGCCGTGACGGTAGTGGTGGTGCTGATCGCGCTGGCACTGCTGACCGAGTCGTTCGGCAACAGTGTCTGGAGGCTGTGGCGGCTGGCCGGAAGCCCGCACTTCACTCGTGCCACCGTGACGTCGGCGCTGGCGGTAGTCCTGGTCTGGGCAGCGCTGATCGTGCCGGATCACACCAGCGGCCTCACATTCCTCCGGATCCCGCTCGAGGGCCTGGTGTTCGTCGTACTCGTCTGCGTCCTGCCGTCGAAACCGGCGCGGATCCTCGCACTGATCAGCGGCTTCCTCCTCGGGGTGCTCATGATCCTGCGGCTGCTCGACCGAGGCTTCTACTTCGCCTTCGACCGCGCCTTCCACCCCGTGTACGACGCGGCGTACGCCGGCTCAGCGCTGGGCCTGCTCGGTGACTCGATCGGCCGCGTTGGAGCGCTCGCCGCCTTCATCGCAGCCGGACTGCTCCTGGTGGCGCTGCTCGTACTGCTGCCGCTGTCGGCGCTGCGGGTGACCCGGCTCGTGGTGAGACACCGGCGGCCGGCGGCCCGGATCGTCGCCGTCCTGGCCGTGATCGCGATCGTGCCGGCGCTGACCGGCGCCGGGCCGCAGCCCGTACGAGCGATCGCCTCGACCTCCGCGGCTCGGCTCGCCACGCAGGTCCGTGACGACCTTCGCGACCAGCGGGAGTTCGCGAAGGCGCTACAGCAGGATGCCTTCCGCGACGTCCCGGGCAACGACTTGCTGACCGATCTGAGAGGCAAGGACGTACTCCTGGTCTTCGTGGAGAGCTACGGGCGCACGGCACTCGACTTCCCCGTGGTCGGGTCGGCGCTCGAGGCCGGGGACCGGCGGCTGCAACAGGCGGGCTTCTCTTCGCGCAGCGGCTACCTCACCTCGCCGACCTTCGGCGGCATCAGCTGGCTGGCGCACTCCACGTTGCAGTCCGGGCTGTGGGTGAACAGCCAGCAGCGGTACGACCACCTCGTCACCCTCGATCGGCTCACTCTCACCGAGGCGTTCGGTCGCGCGGGCTGGCGGACAGTCGCCGACGTACCGTCGAACGACGAGGACTGGCCGGTGGCGAAGACCTACTACCACTACGACATGGTTTACGACCGCCGGAACGTGGGGTATGCCGGGCCGACGTTCAGCTATGCCTCGATGCCTGACCAGTACACCCTGGCCGCACTCCAGCGGCTGGAGTTGGACAAGCCGAACCGCGCTCCCGTCATGGCCGAGGTCGACCTGGTTTCCAGCCACACGCCCTGGGCGCCGCTCCCCCGGCTGGTCGACTGGAACCAGGTGGGCAACGGCTCGATCTTCGACCCGATGCCGGCCGAGGGCGACTCCCCCGAAGACGTGTGGCGACAGCCCGACCGGGTGAAGCCGGCCTATGCACAGTCCATCGCGTACTCGCTCGACGCGCTGACGTCGTTCGTCCAACAGCTCCACGACCGCAATCTGGTACTCGTCGTCCTCGGCGATCACCAGCCCGCCAGCATCGTCTCGGGCAACGGGGCAAGCCACGACGTACCAGTGAGCATCATCGCCGCCGATCCAACCGTCACCAATCGAGCAGCGACCTGGGGCTGGCACCCCGGCCTGCGCCCCACCGCCAACGCCCCGGTCTGGCCCATGGACACCTTCCGCGACCGCTTCCTGACCACCTACAGCCGATAA
- a CDS encoding YciI family protein: MAEYLVAFNEEWVPDHTEAELAGKSAALRPLLEEMRAAGVLIFTGGLDPDAPVYSVDVSSGAPLFTDGPYVESKEHLGGFAVLNVPDDEAARYWAGKIATACGWPQQVHQFRVPKKH; the protein is encoded by the coding sequence ATGGCTGAGTATCTCGTTGCGTTCAACGAGGAGTGGGTGCCGGACCACACGGAGGCGGAGCTGGCGGGGAAGTCTGCTGCGTTGCGGCCCTTGTTGGAGGAGATGCGGGCTGCGGGGGTGCTGATCTTCACGGGTGGCCTGGACCCGGACGCGCCGGTGTACTCGGTGGACGTGTCCAGCGGTGCGCCGCTGTTCACCGACGGCCCGTACGTCGAGTCGAAGGAGCACCTCGGCGGCTTCGCCGTACTGAACGTGCCCGACGACGAAGCCGCGCGCTACTGGGCAGGCAAAATCGCCACCGCCTGCGGCTGGCCCCAGCAGGTACACCAGTTCCGCGTCCCGAAGAAGCATTAG